Proteins found in one Synechococcales cyanobacterium T60_A2020_003 genomic segment:
- a CDS encoding IS5/IS1182 family transposase, with protein sequence YHRRSIAETTMFRFKTIFGGNLSARQFDNQAVELFIKCIALNRMIQIAKPDSYKVEA encoded by the coding sequence GCTATCATCGTCGTTCGATTGCTGAAACTACCATGTTCCGCTTTAAGACTATTTTTGGGGGCAATCTCAGTGCGCGTCAATTTGACAATCAAGCCGTGGAATTGTTCATCAAATGTATTGCGCTCAACCGCATGATTCAGATCGCTAAACCCGATAGCTACAAAGTCGAAGCTTAA
- the hisH gene encoding imidazole glycerol phosphate synthase subunit HisH, with product MAQRSPVVAVVDYDMGNLHSACKGLEVAGAQTVVTDSYTDLLAADAVVLPGVGAFDPAIQHLRSRDLISPIQDIVASGKPFLGICLGLQILFEGSEEGREPGLGIVKGTVRRFQPEPGITIPHMGWNQLDLTQPHNPLWQNLPEHPWVYFVHSYYAAPAGPNVNAATITHGTQTATAAIAQDHLLAVQFHPEKSSKAGLQILDNFVTLVSERRLAAIAS from the coding sequence ATGGCTCAGCGTTCTCCGGTAGTTGCCGTGGTTGACTACGACATGGGCAACCTTCACTCCGCCTGCAAGGGTTTGGAGGTGGCTGGCGCTCAGACCGTCGTGACCGATTCCTACACTGATCTTTTAGCTGCCGACGCCGTTGTTCTGCCCGGAGTCGGTGCCTTTGATCCAGCCATCCAACATTTGCGATCGCGCGATTTGATTTCTCCAATTCAGGATATTGTGGCAAGTGGCAAACCTTTTCTTGGTATTTGCCTAGGACTGCAAATCTTGTTTGAGGGTAGCGAAGAAGGGCGTGAGCCTGGACTAGGAATCGTGAAAGGAACGGTACGCCGATTTCAACCCGAACCCGGCATCACAATTCCCCACATGGGCTGGAATCAGCTCGACCTTACCCAACCCCATAATCCCCTCTGGCAAAACCTGCCTGAACATCCTTGGGTTTATTTCGTTCACTCATATTACGCGGCTCCTGCTGGTCCCAATGTGAATGCAGCAACCATTACCCATGGCACTCAGACCGCTACCGCCGCGATCGCCCAGGATCATCTTCTAGCAGTGCAGTTCCACCCCGAGAAGTCCTCTAAGGCTGGACTTCAAATTCTAGATAACTTTGTGACGCTTGTCAGTGAACGG